From one Paractinoplanes brasiliensis genomic stretch:
- the eccB gene encoding type VII secretion protein EccB has product MQTQRDHVHAHTFMMGRLSSALVEGDPTGAEIPGRRAQTGLLVGLILLLLLVGGFAVYGWIVPGGSKAYRQAGAILVEKETGNRYVYLDGALHQTPDLTSAMLIQGAAGKVKLISRNSIKDVPRGIPLGVAGAPQQMPAADALAKGPWLACLPGSVVPGKRVSGLGVNLEPQTPATPLAEGAFLVVRDPGGVAYLLANYLKYRIDDDAVLVALGAAAINPPTAPAIWLGWLGDGPALAPATIPGAGSAGPRVGGRPYAVGTLFRQGADQHFVLRRDGLAPMSRTEFLIADAKTPGPPVTLDPADVVGARRSADRTLLNRLPDLASLRLADPSGQAVCMQQRPISPETISSIVVLTPAWAAGVWSDGRTTVLAEPGSGMAVLPVPLESRVTAKKITFISDEGVTYRLADQTTVASLKLAGATPVPFPKELLATLPQGPVLSRAAVTSLARG; this is encoded by the coding sequence GTGCAGACCCAGCGCGACCACGTCCACGCCCACACCTTCATGATGGGCCGGCTCAGCTCCGCCCTGGTCGAGGGCGACCCCACCGGCGCCGAGATCCCGGGACGCCGCGCCCAGACCGGCCTGCTCGTCGGCCTGATCCTGCTGCTCCTGCTCGTCGGTGGGTTCGCCGTGTACGGCTGGATCGTGCCCGGCGGCAGCAAGGCGTACCGGCAGGCCGGGGCGATCCTCGTCGAGAAGGAGACCGGCAACCGCTACGTCTACCTCGACGGCGCGCTGCACCAGACCCCCGACCTGACCTCGGCCATGCTCATCCAGGGCGCCGCCGGCAAGGTCAAGCTGATCTCCCGGAACTCCATCAAGGACGTGCCCCGCGGCATCCCGCTCGGGGTGGCCGGGGCGCCGCAGCAGATGCCCGCGGCCGACGCGCTGGCCAAAGGTCCCTGGCTGGCCTGCCTGCCCGGCTCGGTCGTGCCCGGCAAACGGGTGAGCGGTCTGGGCGTCAACCTGGAGCCGCAAACCCCGGCCACCCCGCTCGCCGAGGGCGCCTTCCTGGTCGTACGGGATCCCGGCGGTGTCGCCTACCTGCTGGCGAACTATCTCAAGTACCGCATCGACGACGACGCCGTGCTCGTCGCGCTCGGCGCCGCCGCCATCAACCCGCCGACCGCCCCGGCCATATGGCTCGGCTGGCTCGGCGACGGCCCGGCGCTCGCCCCGGCGACGATCCCCGGCGCGGGCTCGGCGGGCCCACGGGTCGGCGGGCGCCCGTACGCGGTGGGAACGCTTTTCCGCCAGGGCGCCGACCAGCATTTCGTGCTCCGCCGCGACGGCCTGGCCCCGATGAGCCGCACCGAATTCCTCATCGCCGACGCCAAAACCCCCGGCCCGCCGGTCACCTTGGACCCGGCCGACGTGGTCGGCGCTCGCCGCTCGGCCGACCGCACCCTGCTGAACCGCCTGCCCGACCTCGCCTCGCTGCGCCTCGCCGACCCGAGCGGCCAAGCCGTCTGCATGCAGCAGCGGCCCATCAGCCCCGAGACGATCAGCAGCATCGTGGTGCTCACGCCGGCCTGGGCCGCCGGTGTCTGGTCCGACGGCCGCACCACCGTGCTGGCCGAACCGGGCAGCGGCATGGCCGTGCTGCCGGTCCCGCTGGAGTCCCGGGTGACCGCCAAGAAGATCACCTTTATCTCCGACGAGGGCGTCACCTACCGGCTGGCCGACCAGACCACGGTCGCCTCGCTCAAGCTGGCGGGCGCCACCCCCGTCCCGTTCCCCAAGGAACTGCTCGCGACCCTGCCGCAGGGTCCCGTGCTGAGCCGTGCAGCCGTCACCAGCCTGGCGAGAGGGTAG
- the eccD gene encoding type VII secretion integral membrane protein EccD produces MTTAMDRQLCRITVIGPDRRVDLAVPSATPVAGLLPVLLQHTSSGRRLESDEPEGAWVLQRLGQTPFELTGTPESLDWLEGEELYLRRAEDPLPELDFDDVAEGIATTVNRRSDRWQPEYRRVLFLVLSVVAMGVLAAVLTDRGPVLPQVIAAGVLAAAFLTAALVYARKVADGAFALLFGLGAAAMAALSASSAVDGDPAGIALTGPAMLAAATAVTGVAVVLLIAQRTVTPYLPFAPMLVAAVTGAVVAGVLLMQRGSGMTAQRTSAIAVAVVLAVIVVSPRAAVKFARLRGPQLPKTGSDMAYDVEPADSEVVRRRTDDADTYLTVAMVTAAFVLPVLFHYAIRSPGWAGWTFVLVVSGAILLRARTFLGLWQRLALTAAGTVGLLMVIMRLSSMLSGGWRWVLLSGLLAVVVPLVLAAMRPWPRRMLPFWEYAATFLDVATGVAVLPILAQILGLYAWARGLFG; encoded by the coding sequence ATGACCACCGCCATGGACCGGCAGCTGTGCCGGATCACCGTCATCGGGCCGGACCGCCGGGTCGACCTGGCCGTGCCGTCGGCCACCCCGGTCGCGGGGCTGCTGCCGGTGCTGCTGCAGCACACCTCGTCGGGCCGCCGCCTCGAGAGCGACGAGCCCGAGGGCGCCTGGGTGCTGCAACGCCTGGGCCAGACCCCGTTCGAACTGACCGGCACCCCCGAGAGCCTGGACTGGCTCGAGGGGGAGGAGCTCTACCTGCGGCGGGCCGAGGATCCCCTGCCCGAGCTCGACTTCGACGACGTCGCCGAGGGCATCGCGACCACGGTGAACCGCCGCTCGGACCGCTGGCAGCCGGAGTACCGGCGGGTGCTGTTCCTGGTGCTGTCGGTGGTGGCCATGGGCGTGCTCGCCGCCGTGCTCACCGACCGGGGGCCGGTGCTTCCGCAGGTGATCGCGGCGGGGGTGCTGGCCGCGGCGTTCCTCACGGCCGCCCTGGTGTATGCCCGCAAGGTCGCCGACGGCGCGTTCGCGCTGCTGTTCGGGCTGGGCGCGGCGGCCATGGCGGCCCTGTCGGCGTCCAGCGCGGTCGACGGCGACCCGGCCGGGATCGCGCTGACCGGACCGGCGATGCTGGCCGCCGCCACCGCCGTGACCGGGGTCGCCGTCGTGCTGCTGATCGCCCAGCGCACCGTCACCCCGTACCTGCCGTTCGCGCCGATGCTGGTGGCCGCGGTCACCGGCGCCGTGGTGGCCGGGGTCCTGCTGATGCAGCGAGGCTCCGGTATGACCGCGCAGCGCACCTCCGCCATCGCGGTGGCGGTCGTGCTCGCCGTGATCGTCGTGTCGCCGCGCGCCGCGGTGAAGTTCGCCCGCCTGCGCGGCCCGCAGCTGCCCAAGACCGGCTCCGACATGGCGTACGACGTCGAACCGGCCGACTCCGAGGTGGTTCGCCGGCGCACCGACGACGCCGACACGTACCTCACGGTGGCGATGGTCACCGCGGCGTTCGTGCTGCCGGTGCTGTTCCACTACGCGATCCGCTCACCCGGCTGGGCCGGCTGGACCTTCGTGCTGGTGGTCTCGGGTGCAATCCTGTTGCGCGCACGTACCTTCCTGGGTCTGTGGCAGCGGCTGGCGCTGACCGCCGCCGGTACCGTCGGCCTCCTCATGGTGATCATGCGACTGTCCTCGATGCTGTCCGGCGGCTGGCGCTGGGTGCTGCTGTCGGGGCTGCTCGCGGTGGTGGTCCCGCTGGTGCTGGCGGCGATGCGCCCCTGGCCGCGGCGCATGCTGCCGTTCTGGGAGTACGCCGCGACGTTCCTCGACGTGGCCACCGGTGTCGCCGTGCTGCCGATCCTGGCGCAGATCCTGGGCCTGTACGCGTGGGCCCGCGGGCTGTTCGGGTAG